One Sphaeramia orbicularis chromosome 21, fSphaOr1.1, whole genome shotgun sequence DNA window includes the following coding sequences:
- the htr1fa gene encoding 5-hydroxytryptamine receptor 1F translates to MDFPNCTEGAFSTSSSDYESLETPERPTSKVLLTTTLSILAILTTFFNCLVITAIAVTRKLHHPANYLICSLAATDLLVAVLVMPFSIIYIQKEKWVMGQPVCTIWLSVDITCCTCSILHLAAIAIDRYRAITDAVEYSRKRTGAMAGAMVALVWLLSILISLPPLLWRHYSGDAEQEDQCIITHHHITFTLYTTFGAFYIPLLLILILYYKIYRAAQTLYMRREASRASRHSCMTNGSMIPSSYPAGEGDVDGGPRSPEPISPPEKSTSEPSTEDPPRERVRVSVKALKCKTRSRRLASRSESRSESRRSQFYQGPRISGSRERKAASTLGLIIGAFVICWLPFFVKEVIVNTCSSCSTSMEMADFLTWLGYLNSLINPLIYTIFNEDFKKAFQRLIRCSHYL, encoded by the coding sequence ATGGATTTTCCCAATTGTACTGAAGGGGCGTTTTCTACAAGCAGCAGTGATTATGAGTCACTGGAGACCCCTGAACGCCCTACCAGTAAGGTCCTGCTTACAACGACCTTGTCCATACTGGCGATTCTGACCACATTCTTCAACTGCCTGGTGATCACAGCTATCGCCGTCACCCGCAAGTTGCACCACCCAGCCAACTACCTTATTTGCTCATTAGCGGCGACCGACCTGCTGGTGGCTGTGCTGGTCATGCCTTTCAGCATAATCTACATCCAGAAGGAGAAATGGGTAATGGGCCAGCCGGTGTGCACCATCTGGTTAAGTGTGGATATCACCTGTTGCACGTGCTCTATCCTTCACCTTGCTGCGATCGCCATCGACCGCTACAGGGCCATTACTGACGCGGTGGAGTACTCGCGCAAGCGTACCGGGGCCATGGCTGGGGCGATGGTAGCGTTGGTGTGGCTTTTGTCTATTCTCATCTCACTTCCTCCGTTACTGTGGCGCCACTACAGCGGGGATGCAGAACAGGAAGACCAGTGCATCATCACCCATCATCACATCACCTTCACGCTCTATACCACCTTTGGAGCATTTTACATCCCCCTGCTACTCATTCTGATTCTGTACTATAAAATTTACCGCGCAGCTCAGACCCTCTATATGCGGAGGGAGGCCAGTCGAGCTAGCCGCCACTCATGCATGACCAACGGGAGCATGATCCCGTCATCCTACCCCGCTGGAGAGGGCGATGTAGATGGGGGGCCTCGGAGTCCGGAGCCCATTAGCCCGCCAGAAAAGTCTACCTCTGAACCCTCAACTGAAGATCCCCCACGTGAGCGCGTACGTGTCTCCGTAAAGGCATTAAAATGCAAAACACGCTCACGCCGTCTTGCGTCACGGAGTGAGTCACGTAGTGAATCACGACGGAGTCAGTTTTACCAAGGACCCAGGATCTCAGGCTCAAGAGAGCGTAAAGCAGCATCCACTCTGGGGTTGATAATAGGGGCTTTTGTCATCTGTTGGCTCCCGTTTTTTGTCAAGGAGGTGATCGTTAACACCTGCAGCTCTTGCAGTACTTCAATGGAAATGGCTGACTTTTTGACATGGTTGGGTTACCTCAATTCTCTGATCAATCCGCTAATCTATACCATCTTTAATGAGGACTTCAAAAAAGCTTTCCAAAGACTAATTAGGTGCAGTCATTATCTCTGA